TGATAACCAGAACCGATTTTTCATCGGAACTTCCAACACCACGTTTTCCCCTGTCATTTAGTGTACCTTTTAAATCATCCCACGACTCAAGAAATTGGCGAACAAGTCCCACCCCGTTTTCAATCTGAGGATATTCACAGTAGTAAGAAGCAGGTGGAATGGGAAGAGAGGCCCTGATAAAGAGTTCATCAGCAATAAATATCTTCCCCTCAGCTAACCTTTGAACATTCTGTACCAAAGAGATAATTTCCTTGGCACACTCTGCATTAACATCGCTGAGAAATTCATTTCTAAATCTGGTTAAACCAACAGGAACGATTGCTACAGAAAGCAATGATTCTCCCAAACTCAGAAGATCAGAAAGCGTTTGTTTTAAGACTGCTCCGTCGTTATACCCCGGACAAATCACCAGTTGAGTGTGAAAGGAGACGGAGTGGAGTGCAAGAAATGAGAGTTGTTGCAATATCGGGGGGGCTTTTTTGTTTCTAAGCATTGCCCCTCTCACCTGAGGATCTGTAGCATGTACAGATATAAAAAGCGGAGAAAGGCCAAGTTGAGCAACGCGTTCAAGATCAGCTTCAGAAGCGGTGGCAAGTGTAACATAATTGCCATTTAAAAAAGAATGCTTGAAATCCTCATCTTTTATATACAATGATTTTCTAAGCCCAGGCGGCATCTGATCTATGAAACAAAACACACACCTGTTGCCGCAACGGTTTATAGGCAACTGATAAAACTCAACATCCAAAAACGCATCCGGTGGACGTTCAACAGAAATAGTTTTTCTTTTCCCGTTTCTGACACACTCTATGGTGAGAAGTGAATCGGCGCCAAAGAAGAAAAAATCCAGCTCATCACCGATCGAGTTTCCGTTTAAAGCGACAATCTGGTCCCCGCTTCGAAGTCCGGCAGAGAAAAGAAATGAATGCTTGGGAACTCTTTTGATTTTTAGCCCCTGAGTAGGGCATTTTTTAACTGTGTTTAATGACATTTAATAATCTCAATAGATTCATCAAGCCTTAATTTATAAACTAAATGCGATAAAAGGATAATTATATTGTACCAAAATGAAGAGCAGAAATGAGAAGTGCAGAGCCGTTTTACAGGACTCCTTAAAATGGAGGAAGGGGATTGTTTACCGGAATAGATCTTTTATTTTAGACCAGTTTGTTCTTGTTTCTCGGTTTGGCTCTATTACTCTTGCTGACCTGGTAATATTTTGCTCTTTTCTGGCCTGGTTTTCTGAAACCTGTTTGTTTTCTGACTCAATATTGTTTGAAGCCAGAGTATCAACAGTAAGCTCCGCGCTCACAGAACCACTGAGAACAAACAAAAAAAGTATACTGATTACATATCTCTTAATCATACTATTTACCTAAATGATTGCTGAATTTTAATACAGTACACCAATAATATAGGGAAATTTCCATCAGATAGCAATATCTTTTTTAAATTGGTTGAAAATAGTCTTCTTCAGAAGGCAACTCATGTTCACTTAAAATTTTGAAATCATTCTCCATTTTGGCACTGCAAGCAGCACAGTAAAACTCCTCCTCAGAAACATTTGCCCTGCGACACTCTACACACACCGAAACCATTTTCTTTTATTCCCTCCTTAGAACTGCCAACAGAATTGGGCTGAATCTACACCTATTTTAAAGCAAAAAGTTGCCCAATCCAAGAATCCATTCTACTCGTTTTGTCCAAAGTGTTTGTTGAATTTTTCTTTTATCGTGCTGAAATTTAAAGGCTTGCGTATTACATCGTGTATACCCTCTATCCTCAGCAAATTAGACTCAAGATCGCCTTTCCATCCAGTTACCAGAAAAGTTTTAGTATCCTCAGAGATGTTTCTAACCATCCGTGCCACACTTCTCCCCCCCATCTCTCTTACACACAATGACACCAGTACTGCATCAAAGTGGTTGTTTTTAATACTCTCAACTCCCTTTTCGGCTGTATTTTCCACGCTGGTTTCACACCCCAGCCTCCTGAGAGATCTTACAAGGGCTTCCTGAACATCTTTATCGTCTTCTACGATTAATACTCTATGATTTGCTTCCATGTATTTCTATCTTACAAGCTAAAAACGTGCCACTGTTTTCAAACTGCGTAATACCTGTTTAAAGTGAATTCCCCATAAAACTCAGAGAATCCTCTACTAGTAACTTTTAATTAATCAGGTAATATTTACCTGATTTGGTAAACAATTTCCAAGTTGATTTATCAAAACGGGCTTTTCTCTACTCTCTCCAGACCTGGATAAATAGTGCAATATCAAACATTCAGTCCTCTTCCCTGAATCAATATTTATGATGAACCGGTCCACCAGGGTTCTAACCAAATGAAGTCCCCTTCCATGCTCTTCATCCTTCTCACAACTAAGCTTTGAAGTCCTGTCCATCCAATACAACGCCTGGCGTTTGCTTAAGATCCCTCTTGGATCCTCAACCGATACTCCGATTTTTGTGTCATCAACGGCCCAGCGCACAGCTATAGCATCGTTTGAATTTAATCGATACTCCCTGCACCATCGCTCTCTGGGAATACCGGTGAGCTGTAACACTCCATGGAACAATGCATTCGATATCAGCTCATCAACAGCTATCTCCAAAAACAATGCGCCCTTACCAGGATAATGGCCAGAAATGGCTGAACACACGCTCCTGGCCTGATAATAATCAATGATATGTTCCTTTTTTATAGCACATTTGTCGAAATATTTCTCTAAGCCAAAGATCACACCTTCAGCAAGTGACCTTATATAAGTATCAGTTTTAAATGCAGTAATGTCACTATCTTTTTTTATGATGTTACTGATATTGTACTTTCTAATTAAAGGAATATAGCAATCTATATCACCTGAGCTCATTAAGATATGACTAACTGAGGGATACCCGGAGTAGATTTTTTCAAGAATCGAGAAACCATAACTCTCTAAGATATCGGTGTCAGAAAATATGACCAGAGGTCTCGATTTTTCGATTAATTCAAGGGCTTTTTCTGCTGTTTGAGCTCTTAAAACCACAAAAGAACCAGGAACAAAGACCTTTGAGAGACTAGCACAAAAAGCCTCCTCCTTGTCAATAACAACAATTGTCTTTAGGTTTTTATGGTTGTTCAAAAAAAGCTTCTCCAACAAAATATATTGAATATCCTAAATAGAAGTGCTAATATAAATGATTCAGCACGCTCTTTGTAACTACACTTTTTAAATATTGCTTAAAAGTGGAACTTAAACAGTAGCTTAGTGTAGTTATTATGGGCAAATACTATTTTTAAAACTCTAAGAGGAGTTTCATTTTATGATTTTTGGCGTCTATTGGTTACATGCTACAGTTATTATCCTTTTGGGGATCTCTGTTATATTAGCCATCACTAATCTTTTCTCTTATGCAAAAATTTCATCAAAGGTTTCGGTGCTTGAACAAGAGGTGTATAAACAGGCCCACGTTCTCGATACTCAAAGAAGGGGAAAGTCTCCCCAAATGAGTAAATCTGTACACAAACAAAGCGCAGAGGAAAAACAGGGTGATACTTCAAGCGATTCTAACGATACTATAGAGATTGTAAGAAATGTAAGAGGAGCTTTTAATGAATCAACCTCAGATCAGCAGCTCCCCAGAAAAAACCCAGAGCAGCTTACTCCCAGTGCTCACCAACCTACAAAACCAATACCAAGACCAAATACGCCCAAAAAGCCACCGGCTCAATCTCAAAAGGATTTAGACGTATTAGATGTGATAAGCGAGCCGGTACTA
This is a stretch of genomic DNA from Chitinispirillales bacterium ANBcel5. It encodes these proteins:
- a CDS encoding DUF512 domain-containing protein — encoded protein: MSLNTVKKCPTQGLKIKRVPKHSFLFSAGLRSGDQIVALNGNSIGDELDFFFFGADSLLTIECVRNGKRKTISVERPPDAFLDVEFYQLPINRCGNRCVFCFIDQMPPGLRKSLYIKDEDFKHSFLNGNYVTLATASEADLERVAQLGLSPLFISVHATDPQVRGAMLRNKKAPPILQQLSFLALHSVSFHTQLVICPGYNDGAVLKQTLSDLLSLGESLLSVAIVPVGLTRFRNEFLSDVNAECAKEIISLVQNVQRLAEGKIFIADELFIRASLPIPPASYYCEYPQIENGVGLVRQFLESWDDLKGTLNDRGKRGVGSSDEKSVLVITSLSAHPYVSQVFNELSELVPHTFNVIPVHNSYFGESVTVAGLLTAKDVIREVKRQLKKDRYDAVYVPDVMFSYAGYTLDGYSSERIEKKVGVTLRVISMLEDCIETGNSMGIHEIETRDGDINGM
- a CDS encoding response regulator, which produces MEANHRVLIVEDDKDVQEALVRSLRRLGCETSVENTAEKGVESIKNNHFDAVLVSLCVREMGGRSVARMVRNISEDTKTFLVTGWKGDLESNLLRIEGIHDVIRKPLNFSTIKEKFNKHFGQNE
- a CDS encoding ATP-binding protein: MNNHKNLKTIVVIDKEEAFCASLSKVFVPGSFVVLRAQTAEKALELIEKSRPLVIFSDTDILESYGFSILEKIYSGYPSVSHILMSSGDIDCYIPLIRKYNISNIIKKDSDITAFKTDTYIRSLAEGVIFGLEKYFDKCAIKKEHIIDYYQARSVCSAISGHYPGKGALFLEIAVDELISNALFHGVLQLTGIPRERWCREYRLNSNDAIAVRWAVDDTKIGVSVEDPRGILSKRQALYWMDRTSKLSCEKDEEHGRGLHLVRTLVDRFIINIDSGKRTECLILHYLSRSGESREKPVLINQLGNCLPNQVNIT